In Clostridium swellfunianum, a genomic segment contains:
- the era gene encoding GTPase Era, which translates to MFKSGFVTIIGRPNVGKSTLMNHLMGEKLSIVSNRPQTTRNNIQTILTKENYQIVFVDTPGIHKPRHKLGEYMVKVAQETLREVDLVLFLTNPEVEVGKGDQYILEQLRGKGVPVFLVLNKIDENTEERVAATLKNYAEHFDFTEVIPISAIKGKNTDRLVDLMVKHLPEGPKFYPEDMITDQQERFIISETIREKALKLLSQEVPHGIAVEIITMKKDEKDIYNIEATLLCEKDSHKGIIIGKGGETLKKISTYARQDMEKFLGAKVYLKLWVKVKKEWRDNVSLLRELGYK; encoded by the coding sequence ATGTTTAAATCAGGATTCGTAACAATTATTGGAAGGCCAAATGTAGGTAAATCAACGCTAATGAATCACTTAATGGGTGAAAAGCTGTCTATAGTTTCTAATAGACCTCAAACAACAAGAAATAATATACAAACAATCCTAACTAAAGAAAATTATCAAATTGTGTTCGTAGATACACCTGGAATTCATAAGCCTAGACATAAGCTTGGTGAATATATGGTTAAGGTTGCTCAGGAAACATTAAGAGAAGTAGATTTGGTGCTTTTTTTAACTAATCCAGAGGTTGAAGTTGGAAAAGGTGATCAATATATACTCGAACAATTGAGAGGGAAAGGCGTTCCTGTATTTTTGGTTTTAAACAAAATAGATGAAAATACAGAAGAAAGAGTGGCAGCCACACTAAAAAATTATGCTGAGCACTTTGATTTCACAGAAGTAATACCAATTTCAGCTATAAAAGGAAAAAACACTGACAGGCTTGTTGATTTGATGGTTAAACATTTGCCTGAAGGACCAAAGTTCTATCCTGAAGATATGATTACTGACCAACAGGAAAGATTTATAATATCTGAAACTATAAGAGAGAAAGCTTTAAAATTGTTGTCACAGGAAGTTCCTCATGGTATTGCAGTAGAAATAATAACTATGAAGAAGGATGAAAAGGATATTTACAATATAGAAGCAACTCTACTTTGCGAAAAGGACTCTCATAAAGGAATAATAATAGGCAAGGGTGGAGAAACTCTTAAAAAAATATCCACCTATGCTAGACAAGATATGGAAAAATTCTTGGGTGCTAAAGTTTACCTGAAGCTTTGGGTGAAGGTTAAGAAAGAATGGAGAGATAACGTAAGTCTCTTAAGAGAACTTGGCTATAAATAA
- a CDS encoding cytidine deaminase codes for MEYKDLISTALKFREQAYVPYSNFKVGAAVLTEDGSIYGGCNIENASYGATNCAERTAIFKAVSEGHKVIKAVAVVGDVSTYTFPCGICRQVIAEFADTSIPIILIKNEKEYIVKTLEEVLPGAFTKQDLNK; via the coding sequence ATGGAATATAAAGATTTGATTTCTACAGCTTTAAAATTTAGAGAACAAGCTTATGTACCTTATTCAAACTTTAAAGTTGGCGCTGCTGTACTTACAGAAGACGGTTCTATATACGGAGGCTGCAATATTGAAAACGCTTCTTATGGAGCTACCAACTGCGCTGAAAGAACTGCTATATTCAAAGCAGTATCGGAAGGCCATAAGGTTATAAAAGCTGTTGCTGTAGTAGGAGATGTTTCAACCTATACTTTTCCATGTGGGATTTGCAGACAGGTTATTGCTGAGTTTGCGGATACTTCAATTCCTATTATTTTGATAAAAAATGAAAAAGAATATATAGTAAAAACTTTGGAGGAAGTACTGCCTGGCGCCTTTACCAAGCAGGATTTGAATAAATAA
- a CDS encoding diacylglycerol kinase produces MKVRKLIDSFNYAINGIIHAVRTQRNMRIHMIAALLVLTACFFYDLSKYEILLLTITITMVIVAEMINTAIECAIDLTANYYHPLAKVAKNTAAGAVLITAINAVIVGYILFWDRFHDISLVVIRKIKGSDPYMIFLILIFVSIATLVIKAVFGEGTPLRGGMPSGHSAIAFCLATTIALISEEPIAILLSYLLAFIVAQSRVDSHIHSVIEVLAGAAFGTLITILLFKIFG; encoded by the coding sequence ATGAAAGTTAGAAAGCTTATAGATAGTTTCAATTATGCCATAAATGGTATTATACATGCAGTTAGAACCCAAAGGAACATGAGAATTCATATGATTGCAGCTCTCCTTGTGTTGACTGCATGTTTTTTTTACGATTTATCCAAGTACGAAATATTACTTCTTACAATTACAATAACTATGGTTATAGTTGCAGAAATGATTAATACTGCAATAGAATGCGCTATAGATTTAACAGCTAATTATTATCATCCGCTGGCTAAGGTTGCCAAGAATACTGCTGCTGGTGCTGTGCTTATAACTGCAATAAATGCAGTCATTGTTGGATACATATTGTTCTGGGACAGATTTCATGACATAAGCTTAGTGGTTATAAGAAAGATTAAAGGGTCAGATCCTTATATGATATTCCTTATCTTGATTTTTGTTTCTATAGCTACACTTGTAATCAAGGCTGTGTTTGGAGAAGGTACGCCTTTAAGAGGCGGTATGCCTAGCGGACACAGTGCTATAGCATTCTGTCTTGCCACAACTATAGCTTTAATTTCAGAAGAGCCGATTGCTATACTGTTAAGCTATCTTTTAGCTTTTATAGTAGCTCAGAGCAGAGTGGACTCCCATATACATTCTGTAATTGAAGTTCTGGCAGGAGCGGCTTTTGGAACCTTGATAACCATCCTGCTTTTTAAGATTTTTGGTTGA
- the ybeY gene encoding rRNA maturation RNase YbeY translates to MIFLDNRQTKVENTKELEDILTHIIDYALKEEKVDIDYEVSVVFVDNEEIRELNKNFREIDRETDVLSFPMLEFPYQKVYKDVYTGRSFEDSYLNEGRLVIGDIAISLEKALEQSVEYGHSFLREVAYLTVHSVLHLLGYDHMQEDEKVLMRKREEDILAKFDIVRQIDL, encoded by the coding sequence ATGATATTTTTAGATAATAGGCAAACTAAAGTAGAAAATACAAAAGAATTAGAAGATATTTTAACACATATAATCGATTATGCCTTAAAAGAAGAAAAGGTAGATATAGATTATGAAGTTAGCGTTGTTTTTGTAGACAATGAAGAAATTAGAGAGCTTAATAAAAATTTTAGGGAAATCGATAGGGAAACTGACGTTTTATCCTTCCCTATGCTGGAGTTCCCTTATCAAAAGGTCTACAAAGATGTTTATACAGGAAGAAGCTTTGAAGACAGCTATTTAAACGAAGGCCGGTTAGTAATTGGAGATATTGCCATTTCTCTTGAAAAAGCCTTAGAACAAAGCGTAGAATATGGCCATTCATTCCTAAGAGAAGTTGCTTATCTAACAGTTCATTCAGTACTTCATCTTCTTGGGTATGACCATATGCAGGAAGACGAGAAGGTTTTGATGAGAAAAAGAGAAGAGGACATCCTAGCCAAATTTGATATTGTAAGACAGATAGACCTATAG
- a CDS encoding HD family phosphohydrolase: protein MGTLNLKEFLSVSKLKHFIIYLCTFLFMYFILITALVTKTYDLKVGDISKVTIKAQREIKDEASTKARIDEALKIVGPQYSINSEVKSKVINTIDNLFLKALQVKNLNAEDKEKIAQLSASPGISLSNDDYSSLVKMNEQELKSLQDFLVKTMSEVYDFGIKKNSELTPEENSENIKRAQDSVQMKFNNSVLPKNVRELGTTIGMKLVEPNSFYDKEKTDQKKNEVIEKTAPVMVKKDQNIVTEGEQITPEKYALLNSLGLLSSNTRSEWYVYINLGILLALVLFLESFYLYKYQTDIYRDWSKLALINIINCIMLVLARVLSIVSPFLIPLAFAPMLLTLLLNYRASLTISVLNVILISAAVNFNVEIVVIALLNAVVGALILQKLHQRNDILYSCLYIFVITVLATLSIGFLLSSNSGDVFIKVAFSIAGTVLSGILTIGLLPFFETTFDIVTTIKLLELSNPNSPLLKKLLMETPGTYHHSILVANLAEVGAEAVGGNPVLARVCSYYHDVGKIKRPYFFKENQVGNENPHDKITPNLSALIITSHVKDGLELAKDYKLPKVIKDIIEQHHGTSLVKYFYVTAKNASDKPEEILEEDFKYPGPIPFTKEAGIIMLADSVEAAVRSISEPTQTKIENMVDNIIKSRLNEGQLDNCDLTLKDLNKIKEAFIKSLMGIYHQRIEYPVDKWEMNKSSHEAKL, encoded by the coding sequence GTGGGTACACTTAATTTAAAGGAGTTTCTATCAGTCAGCAAGTTAAAGCATTTTATTATATATTTATGCACATTTTTGTTTATGTACTTTATCTTAATAACTGCTTTAGTTACAAAAACCTATGACTTAAAGGTTGGAGATATTTCAAAGGTTACAATTAAGGCTCAGAGGGAGATAAAAGACGAGGCAAGCACTAAGGCTAGAATTGATGAAGCATTAAAGATAGTAGGCCCTCAATATTCCATTAACTCTGAAGTAAAAAGTAAGGTTATAAATACTATTGATAACTTGTTTTTAAAGGCCCTGCAGGTTAAAAATCTAAATGCAGAGGATAAAGAAAAAATAGCGCAGCTATCAGCCTCGCCAGGGATATCTCTATCTAATGACGATTATTCAAGTTTGGTAAAAATGAATGAGCAGGAGTTAAAGAGTCTTCAAGATTTTTTAGTTAAAACCATGTCTGAAGTTTATGACTTTGGAATTAAAAAAAATTCTGAACTGACTCCAGAGGAAAACAGTGAAAATATTAAGCGAGCTCAAGACAGTGTACAAATGAAATTTAACAATTCTGTACTGCCTAAAAATGTTAGAGAATTAGGAACCACTATAGGCATGAAGCTAGTAGAGCCAAATTCTTTTTATGATAAAGAGAAGACTGATCAGAAGAAGAACGAAGTGATCGAAAAGACTGCTCCTGTGATGGTTAAGAAGGATCAAAACATAGTTACTGAAGGAGAACAGATCACACCGGAGAAATATGCACTTTTAAATAGTTTAGGACTTTTATCTTCAAATACAAGATCAGAATGGTATGTTTATATAAACTTAGGGATACTATTAGCCTTAGTGCTATTTTTAGAAAGCTTTTATTTGTATAAGTATCAAACAGATATTTACAGAGATTGGAGCAAGCTTGCTTTAATAAATATTATTAACTGTATTATGCTGGTTCTTGCGAGAGTGTTGTCCATTGTTTCGCCTTTTCTTATACCTCTTGCATTTGCACCAATGCTTTTAACTCTGCTTTTAAATTATAGGGCTTCTTTAACTATAAGTGTTCTTAATGTAATACTTATCAGTGCAGCAGTTAACTTTAATGTTGAAATAGTTGTTATTGCTTTGTTAAATGCTGTGGTTGGAGCTTTGATACTGCAGAAGCTTCACCAGAGAAATGATATATTATATTCCTGTTTATATATTTTTGTAATAACAGTACTTGCTACTCTATCGATAGGATTTTTACTTAGCAGCAATTCAGGGGATGTCTTTATAAAAGTAGCTTTTTCTATAGCGGGAACGGTGCTTTCCGGAATATTAACTATTGGACTTCTGCCATTCTTTGAGACTACCTTTGATATTGTAACAACCATTAAGCTTTTAGAACTTTCAAATCCAAACAGCCCGCTTCTTAAAAAACTTTTAATGGAGACCCCTGGAACTTATCATCACAGCATTCTTGTTGCTAATCTGGCTGAAGTTGGGGCAGAGGCAGTAGGCGGAAATCCTGTTCTAGCAAGAGTATGTTCCTACTACCATGATGTAGGGAAAATTAAGAGACCGTATTTCTTTAAAGAGAATCAGGTAGGAAATGAGAATCCTCATGATAAAATAACGCCTAATTTGAGTGCTCTAATAATAACATCTCACGTAAAGGATGGATTGGAGCTTGCTAAGGATTATAAGCTTCCAAAGGTTATAAAGGATATAATAGAGCAACACCATGGAACTTCATTAGTAAAATATTTTTATGTAACAGCAAAAAATGCAAGCGATAAGCCTGAAGAGATTCTAGAGGAAGATTTTAAATACCCAGGACCTATTCCTTTCACAAAAGAAGCTGGGATAATTATGCTTGCAGATAGTGTAGAAGCAGCTGTAAGGTCAATATCGGAACCTACCCAGACTAAAATTGAGAATATGGTAGATAATATTATAAAGTCTAGGCTTAATGAAGGTCAGCTCGATAATTGCGATTTAACGCTTAAGGATTTAAATAAAATTAAGGAAGCATTTATTAAGTCTTTGATGGGAATTTATCATCAAAGAATTGAGTATCCGGTAGATAAATGGGAAATGAACAAAAGCAGCCATGAGGCAAAACTTTAA